GTTGCTGACCAGTCGATGGATGACCCTTCGGCGTCGGCCAACCCGATGCAGGGTCCGACGGGCGTCGAGTTGCCGGATCAGGAACTCATCGAGGAGGCGATGGCGTCGGACAACACCGCCACGACCGAAGGTGGCGCTCGCGCCGCAGCTATCGACGACGAGTCATCACAGACCGAGGAGATGGTCCGGGTGCTTGAATTCGCGCTCGGCGACGAGTACTACTGTCTCGACATCGACTACGTCGAGGAGATCGTCAAACGCGAGACGGTCACCCGCGTCCCGAACACCGACGACTACGTCGAGGGCGTCGTCGACCTCCGGGGACAGATTACGACGATTCTCAACCCCAAGGCGATGATGGACATCGACAGCGACGGGACGGAGAACCTCATCGTCGTCTTCGACGCGGGTGTGTTCGAGGAACAGGGCGCGATGGGCTGGATCGTCGACGAGGTCCGGCAGGTCGTCCCCGTCGCCGAATCCGAAGTGAACACCGCGCCGGTCGACGGCGAGTACATCAACGGCGTCGTCGACCGCGACGGCGAAGACGAGTTCGTCATCTGGATCGAGCCCGACGACGTGCTCGGGAACGCGACGGCAGAGAACGAGGACTGACGCGCCGCTCTACAGTTGTCACAGTATTTTCACTCGTTCTCTACTTCGTCGTGGAGGTCCAGTTCCTCACTGACGAGGTCGACCGCGTTCTCGACGGCTCCCACCGTGCCCAGATAGCCCGCGCCGACGGTCGTCTTGAGCGCCAGCGCGGCCCGCCCGGTGAGGATCGAGGGGCCGACCTTCGCCACGGCGTCGTCGCCGACCGAGACGAGCCACCCCGGCACGTCGAACTGATACTGGGTGAGCCGGGGCTTGAAATCG
The Haloarcula sp. CBA1129 genome window above contains:
- a CDS encoding chemotaxis protein CheW, which codes for MSDDERMDRAERIRQMREGNKAETTDDTEEADDASADGSDEQSTETGEIEETATEAAAVESAATDSDDAADEATAAAGQAANDGGSDTDSDGKAADQSNTDAVAAAQRAAEASEQVTTENVNDGVADQSMDDPSASANPMQGPTGVELPDQELIEEAMASDNTATTEGGARAAAIDDESSQTEEMVRVLEFALGDEYYCLDIDYVEEIVKRETVTRVPNTDDYVEGVVDLRGQITTILNPKAMMDIDSDGTENLIVVFDAGVFEEQGAMGWIVDEVRQVVPVAESEVNTAPVDGEYINGVVDRDGEDEFVIWIEPDDVLGNATAENED